The genomic stretch tttatctattaagtacaagataaattaaatattaatgtaatttgtttgatattttaatttatatcaacatttaattttctgtgttaatatttaataaattaagaCAGAAGAGGAAGATTCAATTATATGGTGCAATAACAATTCAGAGGAGTACTCAATAAAATCTAAGTATAGTATAGCATACCAATTCTTTCACCCTCCAGTAAATTTACTCCATTTCCAATATGTAGACTCAAAAATGTGGAAAACCTTATAGAAAATGAGAGTAACACCAAAAGTCAAATTATTTGCTTGGAGATTAGCCCATGAAAGCATTGCAGGTAAAGCAAAATTGAACGAGAAATTACCACAAATTAGCAGCCTTTGTCTCCGCTGTCAATTGTCGCCGGAAACACGGATGCATGCCATTGTCTTCTGCCCAGAAGTTCTTCAAATTTGGAACAGCTCCCCAATAGCTAGCACTATTCCCCGCGACCCTAACCTAAAAGTTTGGGATTGGTGGAGTCAATTCATGGAAGCTGAAAAATCCAAACCCAATTTCAGAATCAGAAGTGCTCAGGTGGCTTACCTTCTATGGCAGATTTGGTTGGCGCGGAACGCTTTAGTCTTTGAGGACCAACGCCAGGAACCTGGAAAAATTCTGTCTCAAGCGATATTGTTGGAGGAGGAATACCGGCGACATCATTTTCTCAAACCACCTTGTCTGTGAACAGCAGTTACTAGCGCGTTGGAACTTCTTCCTCtcttaattattttctttctctCCTTTACCCATtggataaattttatttaacatCTCGATTGAAAAATTCCTTTGTCTTGACATAATGTACTCTTGGAGAACATAATGTACTCTAGGTATAAAGTTTTTTTATGCAATAAAAGAtatatctttgaaaaaaaaacttttttaaaaaaaaagttattgaaataaaataatttttttatcaaacaaaaaattaaattaaaacaaaaacatactgattagaaattttaatttattcttttaattatctaatatttaaatgaataaaactttagtatatatattattttcaaaatataaaaaaaattaaaactttccTTATTTatagcaattaaaaaaaataagctAACACTTCCCATTATTTTTCAAATCCAAAACTTAATTTAAAAAGCCAAAACTTAATTTAAAATCCAACCTTACATTTGATGAGGCGTATAGAGCACAGTAGACAAATATTATCCCAAAATCTAGGCCACACGCGACAGATAAAGTAACAGCACAGAGAAAGTAACAGCAAACAATTtaacattttctttcttttcaattttttttaattttaattttatgaagtaattaatattttgattgggtcaaaaaattaaaattaaaataattatataaattttaaaatttgaaaactaTGATATTTTGGACATAGTTGTCAAAACCGAATCGATAATCGAACCGATCAGGTTATTGGTTTATTGGTTCAACCGATAAGTTACTGGTTCAACCAGTAAAACTGCTctcacataaataaaaaatataaaatagtcaaaaacttaaaattaaaatttgaaatacatatttttactaacattttaaGAACAGTTAAGTCAAATTCTATAAATAACTAATACAAAGATAAACATATAATTAGTTCATACTACTATATAGTATCTTAATTAGATACAATAAGAATAATAATCTATGAATTATATCCAAATAATAATTTCAAGgtctaaatattttatataattaaataattatataaaaaattttttttagaataagtaatttttatttcatttttttattcattatcattttttaatttaaaactaattaatttgTACTTCAATTTAAAAATGAGTTAAGTATTTccatgtttatatatatatatatatatatatatatatatatagttagaaagaattgatatatatattttaaaaataattcaaaatgcTAAAGAAACGGGTTAGTGCAGTGGTTGTCAACTTGGTCTTCATTCGACTCCCACTGCTTGTAATACATTTTTTCTAATTTCACAACCCGCATGCTGAAGTCAGCATGACGTCATTGGCACGCAGGTTGACCATTGACCGCGTTGTTGATCGGACCGGTTCGATTCTGAACCGTGCCAGTTTTGACCGGTTTGATCGGTTCGTACCGGTTTTGACCGATTTATTTCCTTAAGCAGTCAGAATACTAAATCGGACCGGTATAAGGTCCGGTTCACCGGTTTTTCGATCGAACCGACCGATCCGGTCCGATTTTTACAACTATGATTTTGGGGCTTTGAAAGCAAGGAAATAATGGGTGGGCCCCAACAAcaattttttcttcttgtgcTTTCTTATTCCTTCTTCTTACTCTCATTTACATTTTACACTCTGTCAGTTttttcgttcttcttcttcttgttattattctttttattttcttctttcttttctgtgTTCATTCATTGAACCTCTTTCAACAATTCTTCTATTCTTCGGATATCGCCTTTCTGATGCTTACCCATTTTAGTTTCCTCGGAAAGGTTTCGAACTTTTTATAGTTGGGCTGGTTTTGTGCAACTCTTCGCACACTGGATTCGATGGTCTCAGAACGTTTGGACCATGGTCCCAtaacaaaacatattttttaagtttttttaacaattgctaaatagtttttttataattttaattacaaactAACCCCATAcattttatttaactataaaaactattttttattttataaattattattttatcattcatctattatgtttattaacaattaaaataaaaaacaataataaattagATCTTCCATTGATCGTAATAAACTTTTTGGCCATTTCAATCGATTAAAAGTTTATATTTGATCTGTGACGTTTGTCAGGACTTTGAAATTGTGTTTATTTAAAAAGCAATCGATTGGATtatcaaaacaatcgattgaatttcaggTTTCACAAAACTCAATCGATTGGACTACAGGTTATCACAAAACAACCGATTGAAAATTACAGCATGGCTTTCGCAAAAATTAATTGATTGGTCAtattacccaatcgattgaacgaTGACTAAAATGTTggtttttaaaaattcaatcaATTTCTTATactacccaatcgattgaatgctCCAAAGCAACTTGAGGTCtcacaattcaatcgattggttgtgttacccaatcgattgaatggTGTACTACGCCATTTTCAATTTGTTTATcgtttttataaattattatcttattattcatctatcttaactttaaaattctattttcaatttttaagactttattttgatttagatactctaatcttatcttttctttaatattAACATTATAAATTGGTGAATAATCTATCACCAATTATTCAATCCCACCATTAGAATCGTGTATCAATCTCTTTATGTATCATGAGAGAGTGGTGCAGGCTTATGACTCGATGCCTGGGTAGTTATAATGTCTCTTGACTTACCTTTTTTGAAATCATGTATTGGTTGGTAATGAATGTTCTTATTTTGTACAGGGAATTCGTTGCTTGAAATGTTCTTTCTTTTTGAGAAATTCATATCAAACACCTCCAACTGTAAATATCGGTGATGCAGGAGATATTCAATATTCCCATGTTTTAACTGCTTTTTATGTTTGCTCAAATGTTTTGTATTGAAATCCAATTATCCTTGTGTGCTCTTCATCGTGCAGAATGGCGAATTGCCGAGTGATGCTGGTGTCATCTCCGGAGCTGTGAAACGGATGTTCGATATATTGGAGGCTCAGAATGGAGAGCACGACATGAAAGTAATGTTATTAGAGCTTTACAATGAGGAAATAACGGATCGTATGCCTCCCAAGAAAACGGTAAAATCTGAAGATAATAAGTCTAAAAGTCCTATCGCTTTAATGGAGGATTGGAAAGGGGGCTTCCATGGTTAATCTAGGAAGAATtgattaaaaatttgtaatatataTACTTCATATATGTCTTAGCAATATATGAACAGATTATAAAATGCTTTGATATATATTGcatggtatttttttttctagtcAAGATTCAATAGAGAGGTCAAGTCTTGAATAAATGAAAAGAACAAAATAGAatgcaaacaaataaaaagatatgaaatttttttacataaattaattatataaaataaaatataattcacaaGACATAAAATTTGTATGACATTGTTGTTGAAATAataaatgaaaatgacattacgTCATCGTAAAAATATGagttttttaaactaaaatatctCTATAGTGCATAGAAATAGAGAAAAATTGTAAAAgctttcaatcgattgggtaacacaaccaatcgattgaattgtgaGACCTCAAGTTGTTTTGAAGCATTCAATCGATTTGGTAGTATAAGCAATCGATTGAGTAATATGACCAATCGATTGATTTTTGCGAAAATCATGCTGCCTTGTaattttcaatcgattgttttgtgataaCATGTAGTCCAATCGATCGAGTTATGGAAAACCTGAAATTCAATCGACTGATTTTCAAAGAAACACGATTTCACAGCCCTGTACTAACATTACGGatcaaatataaatttttaatcgATTGGAATAACCAAAAAGTTTATTACGATCAATGGAAGATCTAATtcgttattattttttattttgattgttaataaatataatagatgaataataaaataataatttataaaataaaaaatagtttttataattaaataaaatatataaaattaatttgtaattaaaataaaaaaagactattttaccattattaaaaaaacttaaaaaacatgttttatTATGAGACCATTTAATAATCCAAATGTTCTGGGATCGTCGAATCTAGGGGTGTAATCGGCTCGGTTCGGATCAGTTTTGGACCGAAAACCAACCGAACCGACCTGATCGGTTCTTCAAAGAGACCAACCGTTCGGTTGGCTGCAGTTTGAGCAACCGAACCGAATCGAACCGAACCAACAGCGGTTTGGTTCGATcggttttttcggtttttttacACCTACTTATCTGAATTTAAAAtgtcataaaataaaatttaaaacctTCAATAAACTAGAAAAACAAGAATTTATCACATCCAAATCCAATACAAATTCAACttaattaaacataaaacaaagaCAATTAAAAATGTCTAGAAAAACAACAAGGTTAAAGGGTAAATGTGTAAAAACAAGGTTTCTTAACCAATATtttggttcggttcggtttttaCTGAGCCAACCGAAAATCGAACCGAACCGATCggtttaatttgaaaaaaacaaaaaaaaaccaatTTTTTCGGTTTTCCTTTTGGTTGTTGTAAATTTCGGTTCGGTTTTGCGGTAAAATTCGGTCCGGTTCGATAACTTACACCCCTAGTCGAATCATTTGCCAACTCTTCGTACACCGAATTCTTTGCTTATTTGAGAAAACAGTGGACTTCTTTTGTTTAACTTTCCTGAAGACGGTTTTTACCCGTTTTGCTTGGGAGCTGAGATTGATTTGGGGTCACATCCATGTATTTGTTCTTGGTTTTGCTTTGACGGTAAGGTCTAcatttcttgtcaatttttcttctttttgtaatGGCACTTTTCTGGATGAATCTTGGTCTAAGATGGAAAGATGTTGAAggtcttatttgattttctaccTGAAAAACTGAAGACTTGATTGGGTGCTTCACCTGATTTTTGTGATCAGTCTTGTGCGggtttatcaatttattttttctttcattatttgTTAATGTATAATTTCTGGAATTTCTTTCCCCTCTTCGTTCAGCTCTGATCCATGTCAAGAGCTGTTGAGAGTGTTTGCTGTTTCATAGTTCTAATTCAAAATCACGGATTCTGAATTCTGGGGTTTTTGTTATGTTGCCTGCATGACAGAATGTGCATCTGAAGTCACTTTTCCACTTTGGTTTTGGCCTTTTTGTTACGTAATACTTGAATCTGCAGTTGTAGCACTTGGTCTAATATTTGATTTAGTCCTGTTATTTGTACTCATTCTTTTGATCTTATCTCTTGTTGGATTTTTGTTTGGAGATTGACAACCCCCAAGAAATTACCCATTGGTGGAGACTAAGTTTTTTGTTCCCCTAGCTTTGTTTAATTCAACTTGATGCAGATTTGTTCTGTATCTTTTCTATATTGTTGCATCAATCTACTAAATAATACTAAGTCTTTTCATTTTGTTTGGAGCTCCTCTTGATTGAATGTTTCTTTTGTGTTTGGTCTATGAAAGGTATCATATTATATTTCTTGTATTCCCTTCTCTCGTAAAAATGTTGTTAAACCTTGAAAAAGCActtgttatttttgtattctATGAAAGAATTAGCATGATAAAGCAATTGTTTGATTCTATTATTATTCTTGATTAATGAACATATGTGTTTTACTATTTCATTCTTTATACGAAACTCTTTTATGCCGACATTTTAATATATAGTATTTGATAAGTATTAAATTACTCAGAAGGGAAGCAAACATTTTAATGAAATAGGAATCGATATTACTACACTGAATTTTATTGGTTCTTTTCATGAATTAGTTGAATGAAGTAATTCAATACTAAGACATAGTTTATTTCTTGTGTCAGAGCAGGAATCAAGCTTTTCGCTTTATTTCTTGTGGTGCTGGTTTGATGGGATCAAATGTGGATGAGAAGAAACAGGATCATGAGAGTAGTTTGAAGTTGAATAGTAAAGTTCCCACAAAGCCTTGAGCGCGAAAATATGAAATTGAATGGTACAATTCCTTTTGCGACTCCACACATTAGTCCAACTTCATCCTTGTCAAGTAGTGGTAGCTGTGTCTCCACCTGCAGTAAACTTCGATATGTGATCTTTCAGGTGATTTTTCTCATTTGACAGGTATAAAAGTGCACACAGTGGTGTGAGTATAATGCTTAACTTAACTATTCTCAAGAAAGCAGTAATGACAATGAGGGTTACATAGTGAGAAATGTGGAGATTGAAGAGATGGAATATTCTCTTCCAAACCTGAGCCAGAAAATCCAGAGGATGATATGGACAACAGTGTGACTTATAATGATGAAGATGAAGACGAGGATAACTGGGGTGATCCTACTACCTATATATTTAGTTCCAAGGATGAAGTAAGTGGATGCAAAGAGGAAAAACAGAGAGCAATGGAAAATTCAAGGCACTTGTGGGCCAGCTTCTTAAATCTGTTGGACTTCCCTCTTCTGATGAAGGTGATAAGAGTTGGgtggaaaattaaaaaaaataaatatccaAAATAAGTTACAACACCcaattttttcataataataaataacacAATCAGAAATTctattactaaaaaaaatcaatcgATAAAGTCCGCTtctgtttttaaaatatttttaaaaagtctaatatttaatttatttttgatgttttaattatattttttattaattttttaataacaaacTATTAGTcactattatttattttaatcctgatcttaaattaatataaaagttTAGTCTATCGAGTCAActcttttgtttttaattttttattttgaaaatcaGTTTGTTTATAGATACTctgtttcttttattgtttcttttattgtttCATTATGTCGGTCCATCCTAGAATAGGAtttggaaaataaaatagaatttataaATGAAACAGAATTTGAAAACGAAAACTTTCTATTTTCCCATAATCTAAAAATAGGAAACCAAGCAAGaagcaaagaagaagaagaagaagaagaagaagaagaagaagaagaagaagaatgagtgAAGAGGAATTAGATACTTTCTCAATGATGGATCCTTTGGATATGATAGATCCTTGGGATATGATAGACTTGGATGCGGATAGAAGGAATATGGTAGAGCAGTGTGCCATTGACGTGGGTGGCAATCAACCACCTCAGCTACAGCCTCCGCCGGATGTAAGGGAGATTACAGTAGCTCAGTTTTTCAGTGACACGTGTGGTTATCCTCAGTTGGATATGGTTGTTGCTGAGTGTTTGCCGGAGCCTCAGCCTCAGCCTCAGCAGTTTCTCACTGACGTGTGTGGTTATCAACCACCTTGGTCTCAGCCTCAGCCTCAGCCTCAGTCCCACCCTCATCCTCAGCAGTTTCAGCAGTTTCTTGCTGATTGTGGTTATCAACTACCTGAGTCTCAGCTTCAGCTCCAACCTATGCAACCTCAGGTCTGGACTTGGGAGGAGAACAAAGCCTTTGAGTCAGTTATTGCCAATTGTTTTGAGTATGCTAAACGCAACCGCTGGGAGCTGATTGCTGCTCGTCTCCCTGGAAAGACCCCGGCGCAACTGCAAGAACGCTTCAAGAAGCTGATGAAGGACATCAATGTCATCCATAACGGTTATACTTCAAACACTCCTCTGAATACTGCATTTGAGAACATGACTATGACAATGGCTGCTCCTACCACCACATTGGAACACAACCCTGTCTCCATCCCCATCATCAATGCAACAACaacaaccccaccaccaccgcCTTATAACACTGATCATCAACATCACAGGTTTGTGCTCAAcatattttcattttctttttatttctttatttatttttagccGATACATATTTTCATTCTCTCCTCCcactctttctttctttttttaattacttattctattcttcttttttcttagaAGTTTTATGAACAAATTGTATAAACAATGAACGTTTTTTCCCTCTTGATTTgttttttgaataaataaattatttttaaattacaataataaactgtatatttttctttacaaaaatagtcaaaataatCTTATacgaagaaaagaaaaaataaattactataATAAACCAAATGGCTTCTAAAATTACCTAAATCTCCCAGAATAAAAAAGGTTACCGTGTAAAATAGTACTAAATCGAATCCATTAGATTTGAATTGCATGCAAACGCAAATTGTCTATAAAATAGCTTTGAATTCTATATAAACACTAAGGATGTGTTTGGCAAACACGTTGGGGAGGAGAGAAGCCCGTTTGAGCTTCTTGAAAATTTCACTTTGATGTTTGGCAATTTTTATCTTTATGAACGCAGAATTGATTCTGCCTCTGAACCCACGTTTAGGAGAAGCTCAAATTTGTAGCTTCTGCGTTTCACGTTTCACGTTTCATGTCTAGGAGAAgctaaaatatttcttttttaccAACCCTACccttcattttcttctataaGAATGATACTAGTAACTATTATCTTCACAGTTATTTTTAGTAGTTCTTCCTActtcttaataattttttagttccatttttttcatcaaaatcgttcagatttatttcaatcactaacaaattgaaatttttttatttttatttgattttattcatatgaattttatttacgttttatggtattttttttgttcatatgatatatgttgttggttttatggaatttttattatttcttatctgtataatttttttctattatgtactctatttttgttttgtattaattttttttattttttattctgaatttgtaaaatttgtaattgtaattgtaattattatatactacgtttattatcaaaattttgaataatataaattatgatcctataaaaaaaggacaaaataaataaaaaattaattataagtaacaatagagttataaataataaaaatttatagtctaaaataatactaaattaaagagtaccgacgatactaaaaaaaattatagaatattttctttttgtgtgacattataaaatttatagttttctcttttatatttttattttttattgtatttattttatttatatgttttaaatattttttatattattttttatagtattctGATTTTGCAGGTATATAAAattgatgtctattttagtaatttttcatctaaaaatgattttgagtataatcaattttgatataaagattACCAAATATAAATTACGTTAACCCAAACTAACTtatcatcaaaatcaattttacaaaatcaattttatgcaaACTCTGGTTTGCAAActgtaatccaaacacacactaaaTCGAAACAAtgagatttgatttttatttgcATGTAAATCGGAACCCGTAGATTTGATTTAGACACAGTGAACAGCAGTTCATGGTAAATCAAAACTCATAAATTCGATTTACAAGCAACATCCCCTCAATAATTTTCAGGTAACCTTTTTGGTTTTGGGGATCTGAGTAATTTTGGGAGCCATTTGGTTTATTATAGTAATTTACacttattttatcattaaataatttgCAAGGTGTTAATAAATAACACAAACATTTGTTTCGTTCTtttttggaaaagaaaaaaaattatattgtttATTTCTATCATGGCAGGGCGGAGGTAGTCGCGGCCGCAGCACCAATGGAGGCAGCAACAAGGGAACAAAGCCAATCTGCCAACACCAACAATACAAAGAAATATTCTCGGTGGACTGAAGATGAGCATAggtatttattatattatattgcttctttttcttcttttatatttatttatttatttgtttatctaTCATCTAGTTGAATATTGTTTACACAAAAGAAGAAAGTGAAGCAACTAGTATTAGCATATAGGAGCACTTCTCCTGTTTTAGATATATCTCTACTTCGTTGTAGGTTGTCTACAATATACAAGTCTAACATTCCTCTTTCGTAAGACCGACTCTGCTTCACTTCATTGCTGTCTTCTTAATCCAAGCTTTCATATGTATTTGTGCATCAATAACTGCAATTTGAAAGAGCTCTAAAGTAATTGCAAATGAGGCATAGTTTTGTTGATTGCtaaatttgttttgttttaacAATAGTTGAGTGGTTGACATAGTAACATTTTTGGTTGGACTGAAaaccaaaaaggaaaaaaattgttactaattaaatagtttatgtttttgtttaaaattttttagtgtAAACTTTGTTAATACTTATTTCAAAAATCATGTTTTGGTAGATTATTTGTTAGAGGGTACCAAGCAGAAGGTGCAAATTGGTCAAGAATTTCAGAATATTATGTCAAAACAAGAACTTATCATCAAATTAGCAGTCATGCTCAGAAATATTTTAGACATAAAGAAAGATTAGCTAAAGGAGAAAAGTTAAGAAAAAGCATTTATGATGTAATTTGATCATTGTAAGTCATTTTTTTACTCTCAATTAATTAGTCTAATTCAATTTCCACTAATATAAGAAATATTAAATTGgctattttaaattctattatCCATGATAGTTACActattttaattgttttttaatGTAGGAATTGTACCCTAATCCAAAGGGTTTAATAGATGGAGGATTTGCTTAAAGGAGGAAGAACATGTAAATGTACTAAAGATTTTTATTTAggttgaaaaatgaaaatatagaaacaATGAGGTAGGAATACAAGACTTGTATGTGAACAGGAACATTCTAGATATAATTgtaattcataatttttcttattaataatattttattcctaGCTCTCCGGCCTTGATGGCAATGCCGAAGGGGACGGTGAGCTAGTTTCTATCTAGAGTCTCTATGGCTATGCCGAAGGGGCTTTGGATTGGGGGTgtatcttttcaaaaagttattagtttaaaatatattaattataagaaCTTTTTGAAAGCATTTGATCCATAGACTCtagttacaaaatatttttatgtaatttttatactattattaatgattactttttcatattttatttggtTGCCATTGGAAAGAGTTGAGAGTTAGTATAAAAAGAGCTTgacacaaattaaattatagacGAAGAATTTGACACTAATTAACTTGCTAAGTATTTATACAATTAGTGAATTACTCCAATTTACTGTGATGTATTTACATGGTGGCactaataaaattttgttttataaaTGTTATTATTGCTTCTTTTTCATGAATCAAAATAGTTTGTAATCATATTTTTGTTCTTACTTATGGTAAAGTCTGAATCATATCTAACCATGACAGTCTTAAATAGAAAAATGAAAGCAAGATGTAATAGAATGATCTCTTGTTTATAGACgaagaaaataatttaaaataaaagtagaatTTGTAATTGACTTTATAAGACAATAACTTagtacattttatttttatgtgaagtaaaagataatttaataaatcaattttaagataaaattaatataaattctaactaaaagattttatttttttagtttaatttattatgattatcttatcatatctttatattttattgcaTGTTTGTACAATTTAAAGATaagaatttatatatatatatatacataccacaagaaaatttataatttgcaactatttatcttctttttcttctgtcTCCTTCTTTAACAATACAAGTGACTCAGTTTTTtc from Arachis stenosperma cultivar V10309 chromosome 9, arast.V10309.gnm1.PFL2, whole genome shotgun sequence encodes the following:
- the LOC130950071 gene encoding uncharacterized protein LOC130950071, whose protein sequence is MDPLDMIDPWDMIDLDADRRNMVEQCAIDVGGNQPPQLQPPPDVREITVAQFFSDTCGYPQLDMVVAECLPEPQPQPQQFLTDVCGYQPPWSQPQPQPQSHPHPQQFQQFLADCGYQLPESQLQLQPMQPQVWTWEENKAFESVIANCFEYAKRNRWELIAARLPGKTPAQLQERFKKLMKDINVIHNGYTSNTPLNTAFENMTMTMAAPTTTLEHNPVSIPIINATTTTPPPPPYNTDHQHHRAEVVAAAAPMEAATREQSQSANTNNTKKYSRWTEDEHRLFVRGYQAEGANWSRISEYYVKTRTYHQISSHAQKYFRHKERLAKGEKVLDVVVSEGGEASINCSKQQLMCYPLLHPSAIMDRGLFGVDIVDTENERSDCSNKDDLENRFIDDNPNPEVFPQFPISNEGRYIVYASDDIKLEGKKSKYEWLKKKYHLVESDDDDDGNSIIQTVLKINNVLQDSQIQ